The proteins below are encoded in one region of Scyliorhinus torazame isolate Kashiwa2021f chromosome 16, sScyTor2.1, whole genome shotgun sequence:
- the draxinb gene encoding draxin, translated as MKEMAHWYLMPPFLFLLAFDGLNHVCALEAGTRGKKSTLQPPDSNNDLKRHESWPDPPRPSHKHGVPRKDKANTMVTRVLEADRPDEDGVGLESLTPVRVETDSLERTAAMQMGQNGQFYPRAPENYPTGESANKGKKHNKKPNRRERARHNKGKVPSAELIPFLKDLSRSKETGELSTMPLPMSSTIVTSTLLTTITTEEVPATKPRSTRQQVGARTVAEVNPTLDMTLFDWTDYEDMKPDVWPSTKRKDKRRSKNLSNGNLTLLAEVEPCDHHLDCLPGWCCDLRQHVCKAYNRGLNNKCYDDCMCAEGLRCYAKFHRNRRVTRRRGRCVEPDSVNVDHGSFITI; from the exons ATGAAGGAAATGGCTCACTGGTACCTCATGCCTCCTTTCCTCTTCCTCTTGGCTTTTGATGGTCTGAACCATGTCTGTGCTCTGGAAGCTGGGACCCGAGGAAAGAAGAGCACACTGCAGCCACCAGACAGCAACAATGACCTGAAGAGACACGAGTCCTGGCCAGACCCCCCCAGACCCAGCCACAAACATGGCGTCCCGAGGAAGGACAAGGCCAACACCATGGTAACCAGAGTACTGGAGGCAGACAGGCCGGATGAGGACGGTGTGGGATTGGAGAGTCTGACCCCAGTGCGAGTGGAGACAGACAGTCTGGAAAGAACAGCAGCAATGCAAATGGGCCAGAATGGACAATTTTATCCTCGAGCTCCAGAAAATTACCCGACAGGAGAGTCTGCAAATAAAGGGAAAAAGCACAACAAGAAGCCAAATAGGAGAGAGAGAGCCCGACACAATAAGG GGAAAGTACCAAGTGCTGAGTTAATACCCTTCTTAAAGGATCTGTCACGAAGCAAGGAGACAGGTGAACTTTCCACAATGCCCCTGCCAATGTCCAGCACCATTGTGACCAGCACGTTGCTTACCACCATCACAACCGAGGAAGTGCCAGCAACAAAGCCTAGGAGCACACGGCAACAG GTTGGAGCAAGGACAGTTGCCGAGGTGAATCCCACTCTCGACATGACGCTCTTTGATTGGACAGATTATGAAGATATGAAGCCAGACGTGTGGCCTTCAACAAAGAGAAAAG ACAAGCGCCGCAGCAAGAACCTGAGTAATGGGAATCTCACCTTATTGGCAGAAGTGGAACCATGTGATCATCATCTCGACTGCTTGCCTG GTTGGTGTTGTGACCTCCGACAGCACGTCTGCAAAGCTTATAACCGCGGCCTCAACAACAAGTGTTATGATGATTGTATGTGTGCGGAAG GTCTTCGCTGTTATGCCAAGTTCCATCGGAATCGGAGAGTGACCCGAAGGCGAGGACGGTGCGTGGAACCAGATTCGGTCAATGTTGATCATGGATCGTTTATTACAATCTGA